From one Terriglobales bacterium genomic stretch:
- the rlmB gene encoding 23S rRNA (guanosine(2251)-2'-O)-methyltransferase RlmB: protein MDLVYGINAVAEALKARGRSFEYVGVARERHDGRVQRVIDECRRLGVAVRFMPRQDLDRLAGGSAHQGVVAVTSEKKYTDMDDILATKRGEHGLIVVLDGVEDPHNLGAIIRTAEAAGADGIVVPERRAAGVTPVVVKASAGAVENLPIAKVTNIARTLEQLKSRNFWIVGLDERGSQSYDAVDYRMDTALVLGAEGKGIHELVRKKCDFLVSIPMLGKVPSLNVSVAAGVVLYEIARQRRRADRPKAAPADQAEPRRARR, encoded by the coding sequence ATGGACTTGGTTTACGGCATCAATGCGGTCGCCGAGGCTTTGAAGGCGCGTGGCCGGAGTTTCGAGTACGTGGGCGTGGCTCGCGAGCGCCATGACGGCCGAGTGCAGCGCGTGATTGACGAGTGCCGTCGGCTCGGCGTTGCGGTGCGCTTTATGCCCCGGCAGGACCTCGATCGGCTGGCCGGCGGCTCTGCCCACCAGGGCGTCGTAGCAGTCACTTCCGAAAAGAAGTACACCGACATGGACGATATCCTGGCCACCAAACGTGGGGAGCACGGGCTTATCGTTGTGCTCGACGGCGTGGAGGACCCGCACAATCTGGGCGCTATCATACGCACCGCCGAAGCTGCCGGTGCGGATGGCATCGTTGTCCCTGAGCGGCGTGCCGCCGGCGTGACCCCGGTTGTAGTCAAGGCCTCGGCGGGCGCGGTTGAGAACCTGCCCATCGCGAAGGTTACCAATATCGCCCGAACGCTTGAGCAACTGAAATCTCGGAATTTCTGGATCGTCGGCCTGGACGAACGCGGCTCTCAAAGCTACGACGCTGTGGATTACAGGATGGATACCGCACTCGTGCTCGGCGCTGAAGGAAAAGGGATTCACGAATTGGTGCGCAAGAAGTGCGATTTTCTGGTCTCAATTCCAATGCTGGGCAAGGTGCCGTCTCTGAATGTGTCCGTGGCCGCGGGAGTGGTGCTCTACGAGATCGCCCGCCAGCGCCGCCGCGCCGATCGACCCAAAGCCGCGCCGGCCGACCAGGCCGAGCCCCGGCGAGCGCGCAGATGA